The DNA window CGGCATCCATAGTAATCACCACTTCCCCGTTGGCCCGGGCAAAAGCGGCGTGAAGAGCCTGGGATTTCCCGTAATTCCTGGAAAATTTAATACCGTGGATCTGCGGATGCTGTATCTTAAGATTTTCAATAATATTCCATGAAAGGTCTGTGCTGCCGTCATCTACAAACCAAATTTCATAGGTTAACTGGCTGGTTCTGCACACGGTATCGATCCTGGAAAAAAGTTCTTCCAGGGAAGCTTCTTCATTCAGCAGCGGAATAATGATGGATAAATTCATTGAATGGTAATACGTTTATTCTTGACTGTTTTCCTGGTACACGGTTCTCGTTCTGAAAAATGCTCCGAAAAACAATGACAAAACTACGTAAAATATCAGTATTGCGGCAAAATATCCTGAAAAATGACTCGCCGTAAGCATATCTTTTCCTTTAACGGCATCCGGTGAAAAACTCTGCACCCTTTCTTTGTATTTCTGGTCCAGCTCATCAATGTCTTTCTGGTGCTTTAAAATTGTACGGGCAGAGGTATATTCTTTGTCCAATTCGGATTTCTGCCTTTGCACATACTGGTAATTCAGAAGCTTTTTGGCATCAGGATCTGCAAAATTCAGATAGGCATATATGCTTACAATGGAAAGGATGCCCCCGATGAACATGGGAACAAAAGC is part of the Chryseobacterium camelliae genome and encodes:
- a CDS encoding DUF4199 domain-containing protein; translated protein: MTKSPSTLGIILFAATMIIFFVVYYFFSGVDYFDTTLKVNAFVLPILYAGTAFWSVKSYWNNHSTVSFKQAFKRAFVPMFIGGILSIVSIYAYLNFADPDAKKLLNYQYVQRQKSELDKEYTSARTILKHQKDIDELDQKYKERVQSFSPDAVKGKDMLTASHFSGYFAAILIFYVVLSLFFGAFFRTRTVYQENSQE